The following proteins are co-located in the Candidatus Fusobacterium pullicola genome:
- the tsaD gene encoding tRNA (adenosine(37)-N6)-threonylcarbamoyltransferase complex transferase subunit TsaD — MIILGIESSCDETSIAVLKDGKEILSNKISSQIEIHKEYGGVVPEIASRQHIKNIATILDEALEEAGITMEDVDYIAVTYAPGLIGALLVGISFAKGLAYTHNIPIIPVHHIKGHMYANFLEHDVKLPCISLVVSGGHTNILYMDENHNFVNLGGTLDDAVGESCDKVARVLGIGYPGGPVIDRMYYQGNRDFLEIPEPKVGEYDFSFSGIKTAVINFVNKMRMKGEEFSNEDLAASFLGKVVDILCKKTLKAAVDKKVKTIILAGGVAANSLLRSQLTEEAKKLGIEVLYPSMKLCTDNAAMIAEAAYYKLINCKDGKSCFADLDLNGVATLNVIDD, encoded by the coding sequence ATGATAATTTTAGGAATAGAGAGTTCTTGTGATGAAACTTCCATAGCTGTATTAAAAGATGGAAAGGAGATTTTATCTAATAAAATCTCTTCACAGATAGAGATACATAAAGAGTATGGAGGGGTTGTTCCAGAGATAGCTTCAAGACAACATATAAAGAATATAGCAACTATATTAGATGAAGCTTTAGAAGAGGCAGGTATAACTATGGAGGATGTGGACTATATAGCAGTTACATATGCTCCAGGACTTATAGGGGCTCTTTTAGTTGGAATCTCATTTGCAAAGGGATTAGCTTATACTCATAACATTCCAATAATACCAGTTCATCATATAAAGGGGCATATGTATGCTAACTTCTTAGAGCATGATGTAAAACTACCATGTATATCATTAGTTGTATCTGGAGGACATACCAATATACTATATATGGACGAGAATCATAACTTTGTAAATTTAGGTGGAACTTTAGATGATGCTGTAGGAGAGAGTTGTGATAAGGTAGCAAGAGTTCTAGGGATTGGATACCCAGGAGGACCTGTAATAGATAGAATGTATTATCAAGGAAATAGAGATTTCTTAGAGATCCCAGAGCCAAAAGTAGGAGAGTATGATTTCAGTTTCTCTGGAATAAAAACAGCGGTTATAAACTTTGTCAATAAGATGAGAATGAAGGGAGAAGAGTTTTCTAATGAGGATTTAGCTGCTTCATTTTTAGGAAAAGTTGTAGATATACTTTGCAAGAAAACATTAAAAGCTGCTGTGGATAAAAAGGTAAAAACAATAATATTAGCTGGAGGAGTAGCTGCCAACTCACTACTTAGAAGTCAATTAACAGAGGAAGCTAAAAAACTTGGCATAGAGGTTTTATATCCATCAATGAAGCTTTGTACTGACAATGCTGCTATGATAGCTGAAGCTGCTTATTACAAATTGATTAACTGTAAAGATGGAAAAAGTTGTTTTGCTGATTTAGACTTAAATGGAGTAGCAACTTTAAATGTGATTGATGATTAA